The following are encoded together in the Methanosarcina flavescens genome:
- a CDS encoding deoxyuridine 5'-triphosphate nucleotidohydrolase, which produces MTLLSSTELRKLIQANPPLLENAVDIETQIQPNGIELTLKEIKTIEGPGAVDFDNSERKLPDGKSLEFGSDGWIHLPEGIYKILFNEVVNIPMNLAAIAKPRSTLIRCGATLETAVWDAGYRGRSESLLVVYNASGFRLKKDARIMQLLFYTLDTEVEKGYSGIYQNENTK; this is translated from the coding sequence ATGACGCTTTTATCCAGTACCGAATTGAGAAAACTTATACAGGCAAATCCTCCTTTGCTTGAAAACGCTGTTGACATCGAGACCCAGATCCAGCCTAATGGGATTGAACTTACCCTGAAGGAAATAAAAACAATAGAAGGTCCTGGAGCTGTGGATTTTGATAATTCTGAAAGAAAGCTGCCAGATGGAAAATCCCTTGAATTCGGCAGTGATGGCTGGATTCACCTGCCTGAGGGAATCTATAAGATACTTTTTAATGAGGTTGTAAATATTCCCATGAACCTGGCTGCAATTGCAAAGCCACGATCAACACTTATTCGCTGCGGGGCTACCCTTGAGACTGCAGTATGGGACGCGGGATACAGGGGGCGCAGCGAGTCATTGTTGGTAGTTTATAATGCTTCAGGCTTCAGGCTGAAAAAAGACGCACGAATTATGCAGCTTTTATTCTATACGCTGGACACCGAGGTAGAAAAAGGATATTCAGGGATATACCAGAACGAAAATACAAAATGA
- a CDS encoding radical SAM protein translates to MQSRSITPEMKAFLISIGSVSVDPSLIPRARGSTAGPGAGTGSVFFRSGKTRVRLSVRENSPLSILKDENEGSVALFYMGKKLVEGKLEPALAHCPDQAFITLCERCIFDCKYCPVPKLKGHIKSEEEVLSIIDEVLQAGDLKAISLTSGVETSLEGEVERVLKLLPALKKYNVPIGVSVYPTEGCSRKFYEAGVSEVKYNVETMDRDIFKKVCEDLSIDYILDRLKEAVNIFGKNRVFSNFIIGLGESDDSVREGVNTLAKMGVIPILRPVNPHPLRAGDCFTERPSPERLLKLAKLEAEILKKYGLNPGLAKTMCLKCTGCDLVPFVDL, encoded by the coding sequence ATGCAAAGCAGGTCAATTACACCGGAAATGAAAGCTTTCCTTATTTCAATAGGTTCAGTTTCCGTAGATCCCTCACTTATTCCACGAGCTCGGGGATCAACTGCGGGTCCCGGAGCGGGTACAGGCTCAGTATTCTTCAGATCGGGAAAAACGCGAGTAAGGCTGAGCGTAAGAGAAAACTCTCCACTTTCTATTCTGAAAGATGAGAACGAAGGTAGTGTTGCGCTTTTCTATATGGGAAAAAAACTTGTGGAGGGGAAACTTGAACCTGCGCTTGCCCACTGTCCTGATCAGGCTTTTATAACTCTTTGTGAGAGGTGCATATTTGACTGCAAATACTGCCCTGTGCCCAAATTGAAGGGACATATTAAAAGTGAGGAGGAAGTTCTGAGCATAATTGATGAGGTTTTACAGGCTGGAGATCTTAAAGCCATTTCCCTCACCTCTGGTGTTGAAACCTCTCTCGAAGGAGAGGTGGAGCGTGTGCTCAAATTGCTTCCTGCTCTCAAAAAGTACAACGTTCCTATTGGAGTTTCGGTGTATCCTACGGAAGGCTGTTCCAGAAAATTCTATGAGGCAGGGGTTTCTGAAGTCAAATATAATGTTGAGACTATGGATAGGGATATCTTCAAAAAAGTTTGCGAAGATCTCTCTATTGACTATATTCTGGATAGACTGAAGGAAGCTGTGAACATTTTCGGAAAAAACCGGGTTTTCAGTAACTTTATAATCGGGCTTGGAGAAAGTGACGATTCTGTAAGGGAGGGAGTCAATACACTTGCAAAAATGGGAGTAATCCCTATTCTGCGGCCGGTAAACCCGCATCCTCTGAGGGCTGGAGACTGTTTTACTGAGCGTCCGTCCCCTGAACGCCTGTTAAAACTCGCAAAACTTGAAGCCGAAATCCTCAAGAAGTATGGGCTCAATCCGGGGCTTGCAAAGACCATGTGCTTGAAATGTACAGGCTGTGATCTTGTTCCCTTTGTTGATCTCTAA
- a CDS encoding CobW family GTP-binding protein — MKVMIIGGFLGSGKTTTILRISRQLSNAGKKTAIIVNEIGEIGLDGDILTSPGIVTEELTSGCICCTLRISMQYTLQTLEEEYEPDIVIIEPTGIAFPGQIREEIETMELSELSFAPVVTLVDPGRFGTEAKEIPKFIENQIREAEILCINKIDITPTETILAVEKMLCEINSAARILKFSAKHEDENFEKLFLQLAVPGFKKPSEEKKNSVELSEVSAYSVLYTLGPQYLSPEGSKQFIEENLRKIQNEIREINSEFVGHVKLSMKLYESTAKGSVTSPTEVPQIELIQTGESEKAELRLLSAVTKVPKNKLIEIVESTLEENLGKSGIVFEKEIQEHEYNTGNHIEHEKEQICRVNILKDMKT, encoded by the coding sequence ATGAAAGTCATGATCATAGGAGGTTTTCTCGGAAGCGGGAAAACAACCACTATACTGAGAATCAGCAGGCAGCTCAGCAATGCAGGAAAGAAGACTGCAATCATTGTAAACGAGATTGGGGAGATCGGACTTGATGGAGATATCCTTACAAGCCCTGGAATTGTAACCGAAGAGCTCACAAGCGGCTGCATCTGCTGCACACTCAGAATAAGCATGCAGTATACCCTTCAGACCCTTGAAGAAGAATATGAGCCTGACATTGTTATCATCGAACCGACAGGGATTGCCTTCCCGGGGCAGATTAGGGAGGAAATAGAAACGATGGAACTCTCCGAGCTTTCTTTTGCCCCGGTAGTGACTCTTGTAGATCCCGGTCGTTTCGGGACAGAAGCAAAAGAGATCCCAAAGTTTATCGAAAATCAGATAAGGGAAGCTGAGATTCTCTGCATAAACAAGATTGATATAACCCCTACCGAAACTATCCTTGCAGTTGAGAAAATGCTCTGTGAGATAAATTCTGCAGCCAGAATCCTGAAATTCTCGGCAAAACATGAAGATGAGAATTTCGAAAAGCTGTTTCTGCAGCTTGCTGTACCTGGGTTTAAAAAACCTTCCGAAGAAAAGAAAAACTCTGTTGAACTCTCCGAAGTTTCGGCTTATTCAGTTCTCTATACCCTTGGACCACAGTATCTAAGTCCTGAAGGAAGCAAACAATTTATAGAAGAAAATCTCCGGAAAATTCAGAATGAAATCCGGGAAATTAATTCTGAGTTTGTAGGGCATGTGAAGCTTTCCATGAAACTCTATGAATCTACGGCCAAGGGCAGTGTAACCTCTCCTACAGAAGTACCTCAGATAGAACTTATTCAGACCGGGGAAAGTGAGAAAGCAGAACTCAGGCTTCTTTCCGCTGTTACAAAGGTCCCGAAAAATAAGCTTATAGAGATTGTGGAGAGTACTCTTGAAGAGAATCTTGGGAAATCAGGAATAGTTTTTGAGAAAGAAATTCAGGAGCATGAGTATAATACTGGAAATCATATCGAACATGAAAAGGAGCAAATATGCAGGGTTAATATATTGAAAGATATGAAAACTTGA
- a CDS encoding 2-amino-3,7-dideoxy-D-threo-hept-6-ulosonate synthase, producing the protein MSTIGKSIRMERIFNRNTGNAIIIPMDHGVSAGPIEGLRNLQEAVNKVAEGGANAVLGHMGLAKHGHRGYGHDVGLIIHLSASTSLSADPNHKVLVTKVEEAIKIGADAVSVHINVGAEDEYEMLQGLGYVAGKCDEWGMPLLAMMYPRGKKVHSEYDVDVVKHAARIGAELGADIIKTNYTGSPETFKEVVEGCPVPVIIAGGPKMNSEKELLEMIEDSLEAGGRGVAIGRNVFQAQNPTGLVRKIAKIVHEGVSVEELSKLGR; encoded by the coding sequence ATGAGCACTATAGGTAAATCCATAAGGATGGAACGTATCTTCAATCGAAATACGGGTAACGCGATTATTATTCCTATGGACCATGGAGTTAGTGCAGGTCCGATTGAAGGGCTTAGAAACCTTCAGGAAGCTGTAAACAAAGTCGCAGAAGGCGGGGCAAACGCCGTACTCGGGCACATGGGTCTTGCCAAACATGGACACAGGGGATACGGGCATGATGTCGGTCTTATAATCCACCTATCAGCTTCAACTTCTCTTTCCGCTGATCCGAACCATAAAGTTCTGGTAACAAAAGTAGAAGAAGCTATAAAAATTGGAGCCGATGCGGTATCGGTTCATATAAACGTAGGGGCTGAAGACGAGTACGAGATGCTGCAGGGACTGGGCTATGTGGCAGGAAAGTGCGATGAATGGGGAATGCCTCTCCTTGCCATGATGTATCCACGCGGAAAAAAGGTTCATTCTGAATATGATGTGGATGTTGTAAAACATGCAGCCCGGATTGGAGCCGAGCTTGGGGCTGATATCATTAAGACAAACTATACCGGAAGCCCTGAAACCTTTAAAGAAGTCGTTGAAGGATGCCCTGTACCTGTAATCATCGCAGGCGGCCCGAAAATGAATTCTGAAAAGGAACTGCTGGAAATGATTGAAGATTCTCTTGAAGCAGGAGGAAGGGGTGTAGCTATTGGAAGAAATGTTTTCCAGGCTCAGAACCCCACAGGTCTTGTCCGCAAAATTGCAAAAATCGTTCATGAAGGCGTGAGTGTGGAAGAGTTATCGAAATTAGGCAGGTAA
- a CDS encoding indolepyruvate ferredoxin oxidoreductase subunit alpha, whose amino-acid sequence MPTVVNADECSGCGSCVDECPSEAITLDEEKGVAVVDQDECVECGACEEACPNQAIKVEE is encoded by the coding sequence ATGCCAACAGTAGTTAATGCAGATGAATGTTCAGGATGCGGAAGCTGCGTCGATGAATGCCCCTCTGAAGCAATCACCCTTGATGAAGAAAAAGGAGTCGCAGTGGTCGACCAGGACGAATGCGTAGAGTGCGGCGCATGTGAAGAGGCATGCCCGAACCAGGCAATTAAAGTA